Proteins encoded within one genomic window of Bos mutus isolate GX-2022 chromosome 9, NWIPB_WYAK_1.1, whole genome shotgun sequence:
- the ASF1A gene encoding histone chaperone ASF1A gives MAKVQVNNVVVLDNPSPFYNPFQFEITFECIEDLSEDLEWKIIYVGSAESEEYDQVLDSVLVGPVPAGRHMFVFQADAPNPGLIPDADAVGVTVVLITCTYRGQEFIRVGYYVNNEYTETELRENPPVKPDFSKLQRNILASNPRVTRFHINWEDNTEKLEDAESSNPNLPSLLSTDALPSASKGWSTSENSLNVMLESHMDCM, from the exons atggcAAAGGTTCAGGTGAACAATGTAGTGGTGCTGGATAACCCTTCTCCTTTCTACAACCCATTCCAGTTCGAGATCACCTTCGAGTGCATCGAGGACCTGTCTGAAG ACCTGGAATGGAAAATTATCTATGTGGGctctgcagaaagtgaagaatacgATCAAGTTTTAGACTCTGTTTTAGTGGGCCCTGTTCCTGCAGGACGGCATATGTTTGTATTTCAG GCTGACGCACCTAACCCGGGACTCATTCCAGATGCAGATGCTGTAGGTGTAACAGTTGTGCTAATAACGTGCACCTATCGAGGTCAAGAGTTTATTAGAGTTGGTTATTATGTAAATAATGAATATACCGAGACAGAATTAAGGGAAAATCCGCCAGTAAAACCAGACTTTTCTAAG CTTCAAAGGAATATTTTGGCATCCAATCCCAGAGTCACAAGATTCCACATTAATTGGGAAGATAACACAGAAAAACTGGAAGATGCAGAGAGCAGTAATCCAAATCTACCGTCACTTCTTTCAACAGATGCATTACCTTCGGCATCAAAGGGATGGTCCACATCAGAAAACTCACTAAATGTCATGTTAGAATCCCACATGGACTGCATGTGA